Proteins encoded in a region of the Triticum dicoccoides isolate Atlit2015 ecotype Zavitan chromosome 3A, WEW_v2.0, whole genome shotgun sequence genome:
- the LOC119267223 gene encoding F-box protein At1g10780-like has protein sequence MDCGGMDALPDGVVQAILSRLSSARDVAACAGVSRGWRDCVPFLPSLYFPRSAFDAARGAGAACADEAIGRMVHAAARLEELVIYCPFSAACLPRWLAARSASLRVLELRVDSAGSGSGSGHLDCVAAAPNLEELRLWGLTMTRGPAWGRLDRLRVLEIVGASLADLAVSGAVDACPNLTDLALLGCECSGSVFLATPLLQRCRLDFVGSGTCSLALAAPLVESLEVQGFNYITLHGGDRLKRLTISKNTGRVNTVGIDRLPVLEQLSLRGVQWSWGAVSHVLQCGAEAKHLVMKVEFCGDADTLQPFPEVDLVEFFNSHPKLCKFEVHGAMFASLCQKNSLKNLDSRFLISSLEEVLITVRSPLNAEQKLITIESLVRYSPRLRRMVLRISQMKNCHEAADEFFEEVSKFAHMSNGRVRIE, from the exons ATGGACTGCGGCGGGATGGACGCGCTGCCGGACGGCGTGGTGCAGGCCATCCTCTCGCGGCTCAGCAGCGCCCGCGACGTGGCCGCCTGCGCGGGCGTCTCCCGCGGCTGGCGCGACTGCGTGCCCTTCCTCCCGTCCCTCTATTTCCCGCGGAGCGCCTTCGACGCCGCGAGGGGCGCCGGCGCCGCGTGCGCCGACGAAGCCATCGGCCGCATGGTCCACGCCGCGGCGCGCCTCGAGGAGCTCGTCATCTACTGCCCCTTCTCCGCCGCGTGCCTCCCGCGCTGGCTCGCCGCGCGCAGCGCCTCGCTGCGCGTGCTCGAGCTGCGGGTCGACTCCGCAGGCTCCGGATCCGGATCCGGCCACCTCGACtgcgtcgccgccgcccccaacctcGAGGAGCTGAGGCTTTGGGGGCTCACCATGACGCGCGGGCCGGCCTGGGGCCGGCTCGACCGGCTCCGCGTGCTGGAGATCGTCGGCGCCTCCCTGGCGGACCTCGCCGTCAGCGGCGCCGTCGACGCCTGCCCCAACCTCACCGACCTCGCCCTGCTCGGCTGCGAGTGCTCCGGCTCCGTGTTCCTGGCCACCCCCCTGCTCCAGCGCTGCCGCCTCGACTTCGTCGGCTCCGGCACCTGCTCGCTCGCGCTCGCCGCGCCCCTCGTCGAGTCCCTCGAGGTCCAGGGTTTCAACTATATCACCCTGCACGGCGGCGACCGCCTGAAACGCCTCACAATTTCCAAGAACACCG GGAGGGTGAACACTGTGGGGATAGACAGGCTCCCGGTGCTGGAGCAGCTGTCTCTGCGTGGCGTCCAGTGGAGCTGGGGAGCCGTCAGCCATGTGCTGCAATGCGGCGCCGAGGCGAAGCATCTGGTGATGAAGGTCGAGTTCTGCGGTGACGCCGACACTCTCCAGCCGTTTCCCGAGGTCGACCTCGTCGAGTTCTTCAACAGCCACCCGAAGCTCTGCAAGTTTGAGGTCCACGGCGCCATGTTTGCGTCGCTCTGCCAGAAGAACAGCCTGAAAAAT TTGGACTCGAGGTTCCTGATATCTTCATTGGAGGAGGTCCTGATCACCGTGCGCTCACCCTTGAATGCTGAGCAGAAGCTGATCACCATTGAGTCCCTTGTCAGGTACAGTCCTAGGCTGCGGAGGATGGTCCTTAGGATCTCGCAGATGAAGAACTGCCACGAGGCTGCAGATGAATTCTTTGAAGAGGTTTCCAAGTTTGCGCATATGAGTAATGGCAGAGTGCGGATTGAATAG
- the LOC119267224 gene encoding clavaminate synthase-like protein At3g21360 gives MAPVASSSFFREARLPEQRAVEGVAFPAVLVPSGGPPGPGEGSLDEFLAAVRSERASRVEPLLREAGAVLLRGFPARTAADFDAAVEAFGYEELPYVGGAAPRTNVVGRVFTANESPPDQKIPFHHEMAQVPTFPAKLFFFCEVEPKSGGETPIVLSHYVYKRMKENFPEFVEKLEKHGLIYTRVLGEGDDPSSPIGRGWQSTFLTEDKSVAEERAVKLGMKLEWTDDGVKTVMGPIPTVKWDESRGRKIWFNSMVAAYTGWKDARNDPVKAVTFGDGSLLPADVIEACGKILEEECVAVPWQQGDILLIDNWAVLHSRRSFEPPRRVLASLCK, from the exons ATGGCGCCCGTGGCGAGCAGCAGCTTCTTCCGGGAAGCGCGGCTCCCGGAGCAGCGGGCCGTCGAGGGCGTCGCCTTCCCCGCGGTGCTCGTCCCGAGCGGCGGGCCCCCGGGGCCGGGAGAGGGGAGCCTCGACGAGTTCCTGGCCGCCGTGCGGTCGGAGCGGGCGTCCCGGGTGGAGCCGCTGCTGCGGGAGGCAGGGGCGGTGCTGCTGCGCGGGTTCCCCGCGCGGACCGCGGCGGACTTCGACGCCGCCGTGGAGGCGTTCGGGTACGAGGAGCTGCCCTACGTAGGCGGCGCGGCCCCCCGGACCAACGTGGTGGGGCGGGTGTTCACCGCCAACGAGTCGCCGCCCGACCAGAAGATCCCCTTCCACCACGAGATGGCGCAG GTTCCAACTTTTCCGGCGAAACTCTTCTTCTTCTGTGAGGTGGAACCAAAAAGTGGTGGAGAGACACCAATAGTCCTCAGCCACTATGTGTATAAGAGGATGAAGGAAAACTTCCCTGAATTTGTGGAGAAATTGGAGAAGCATGGCCTGATATACACAAGGGTATTGGGAGAGGGTGACGACCCATCTTCTCCAATCGGCCGTGGATGGCAATCCACATTTCTCACTGAAGATAAATCCGTCGCCGAGGAAAG GGCTGTGAAGCTTGGGATGAAGCTGGAATGGACCGACGACGGGGTCAAAACAGTGATGGGTCCGATACCAACAGTCAAGTGGGACGAGAGCCGAGGGAGGAAGATATGGTTCAACAGCATGGTCGCTGCCTACACGGGGTGGAAGGATGCCCGTAACGATCCAGTTAAGGCCGTCACCTTCGGCGACGGCTCGCTCTTGCCTGCCGATGTCATAGAGGCATGTGGCAAGATCCTGGAAGAGGAATGTGTCGCGGTCCCGTGGCAGCAAGGTGACATCCTTCTCATCGACAACTGGGCCGTGCTGCACTCTCGGCGGTCATTTGAGCCCCCGCGGCGTGTGCTTGCTTCGCTCTGTAAATAG